Proteins from a genomic interval of Microbacterium abyssi:
- a CDS encoding MFS transporter, which translates to MSTSDNSAVPVPEATANSGAVAVVGLDLRGETPAPKKQVYSWALWDWATQPFNTVILTFIFTALYLTTDVFLPPEIAALDPDSDAYKAAEAGLASGLGLGSTIAAFAILLLAPVLGQRADAAGRQKLWLGIGTGALILCMFGLWFVEPTPALFWLGVALISAGSVFGEIAAVNSNAMLIGIANPKTVGKISGLGWGFGYIGGIVALVIVVIFYMTGWFGLPDDGGLPFRLIAVGCAVWAIVFSIPIFLNVPEPSLGRPDRKVGFFRSYVLLTKDVISLYRSPETRPTFWFLLSSAVFRDGLGGVFAFGAIIAGQVFGFEFLELVIFGIAANLIAGVSTILAGRLDDRFGPKRIILVALGSMVVAGLAVFFLVDAGTVVFWIGGLLLCAFVGPAQAASRSFLARVTPAGREGEIFGLYATTGRAASWMASGAWTLLIVLTSATAFGILGIVLVLLLGFLLLLPVKAPPAA; encoded by the coding sequence ATGAGTACGTCTGATAACAGTGCGGTCCCGGTCCCCGAGGCGACCGCGAACAGCGGCGCCGTCGCCGTCGTCGGCCTCGACCTTCGCGGCGAGACCCCCGCTCCGAAGAAGCAGGTGTACTCGTGGGCGCTGTGGGACTGGGCGACGCAGCCGTTCAACACCGTCATCCTGACGTTCATCTTCACGGCGCTGTACCTGACGACCGACGTCTTCCTGCCGCCGGAGATCGCCGCGCTCGACCCCGACAGCGACGCGTACAAGGCGGCCGAGGCCGGTCTCGCCTCGGGCCTCGGGCTCGGCTCGACGATCGCGGCGTTCGCGATCCTGCTGCTCGCGCCTGTGCTCGGACAGCGCGCGGATGCCGCCGGCCGGCAGAAGCTCTGGCTCGGGATCGGCACCGGCGCGCTCATCCTCTGCATGTTCGGACTGTGGTTCGTCGAACCGACGCCGGCGCTGTTCTGGCTGGGCGTGGCCCTGATCTCGGCGGGTTCGGTGTTCGGCGAGATCGCCGCGGTGAACTCCAACGCCATGCTGATCGGGATCGCGAACCCCAAGACCGTCGGCAAGATCTCGGGCCTCGGCTGGGGCTTCGGGTACATCGGCGGCATCGTGGCGCTGGTCATCGTCGTCATCTTCTACATGACCGGGTGGTTCGGGCTCCCCGACGACGGCGGCCTTCCCTTCCGCCTGATCGCCGTCGGCTGCGCGGTGTGGGCGATCGTCTTCAGCATCCCGATCTTCCTGAACGTCCCGGAGCCCTCGCTCGGCCGACCCGATCGCAAGGTCGGCTTCTTCCGCTCGTACGTGCTGCTCACGAAGGACGTCATCAGCCTCTATCGCTCGCCCGAGACGCGTCCGACGTTCTGGTTCCTGCTCTCGAGCGCCGTGTTCCGCGACGGCCTCGGCGGCGTCTTCGCGTTCGGCGCGATCATCGCCGGTCAGGTGTTCGGCTTCGAGTTCCTCGAACTCGTGATCTTCGGCATCGCCGCGAACCTCATCGCCGGGGTCTCGACGATCCTCGCCGGCCGCCTCGACGACCGCTTCGGCCCCAAGCGGATCATCCTGGTCGCGCTGGGCTCGATGGTCGTCGCGGGCCTCGCGGTCTTCTTCCTCGTGGATGCGGGCACGGTGGTGTTCTGGATCGGCGGGCTGCTGCTGTGCGCTTTCGTCGGGCCGGCGCAGGCGGCATCCCGCTCGTTCCTGGCGCGCGTGACGCCAGCCGGACGCGAGGGCGAGATCTTCGGCCTCTACGCCACGACCGGACGCGCCGCGAGCTGGATGGCATCCGGTGCCTGGACGCTGCTGATCGTTCTCACCAGCGCGACGGCGTTCGGCATCCTCGGCATCGTGCTCGTGCTGCTGCTGGGCTTCCTGCTGCTGCTGCCGGTGAAGGCGCCCCCGGCGGCCTGA